A single region of the Novosphingobium sp. SL115 genome encodes:
- a CDS encoding PEP-CTERM sorting domain-containing protein, with translation MVRPLISIVIALCAAAPAYAQSSGVSVPEPTTTALLGLGIVGLIVGRQVAKRKD, from the coding sequence GTGGTTCGTCCGCTTATCAGCATTGTCATCGCCCTTTGCGCCGCCGCTCCGGCTTATGCGCAATCTTCGGGCGTTTCCGTGCCTGAACCGACCACGACCGCGCTGCTGGGACTAGGCATCGTCGGGCTGATCGTTGGCCGGCAGGTTGCCAAGCGCAAAGACTGA
- a CDS encoding phosphoribosyl-ATP diphosphatase produces MEHGEILTRLEATIAQRRLGDPSASYVAKLNAKGVAKIAQKVGEEGTETVIAALTGSREELVGEAADLIFHLMVLLSAKDVPLADVLGELQRREGTSGIVEKAGRSN; encoded by the coding sequence ATGGAACACGGTGAAATTCTGACCCGGCTTGAAGCCACGATTGCGCAGCGCCGCCTTGGCGATCCTTCGGCCAGCTATGTGGCCAAGCTCAACGCCAAAGGCGTTGCCAAGATCGCGCAGAAAGTGGGTGAAGAAGGCACCGAAACGGTGATCGCCGCACTGACCGGAAGCCGTGAAGAACTGGTCGGCGAAGCGGCAGACCTGATTTTTCACCTGATGGTGCTGTTGTCGGCCAAGGATGTGCCGCTGGCAGACGTGCTGGGCGAACTGCAACGCCGCGAAGGCACATCAGGCATCGTTGAAAAGGCAGGCAGGAGCAACTGA
- a CDS encoding histidine triad nucleotide-binding protein has protein sequence MAVDATKAYDDQNIFAKILRGEIPNRTVYEDDFALAFHDINPQAPTHVLVIPKGPYVCWDDFSAKADAAEIAGFVRAVGKVARDLGLVVPGYRLLANTGINGHQEVPHLHVHLFAGQPLGPMLVR, from the coding sequence ATGGCCGTTGATGCGACTAAGGCCTATGACGACCAGAACATTTTCGCGAAAATCCTGCGCGGGGAAATTCCCAACCGCACGGTTTACGAAGATGACTTTGCGCTGGCGTTCCACGACATCAACCCGCAGGCTCCGACCCACGTTCTGGTGATCCCCAAAGGGCCATACGTGTGCTGGGACGATTTTTCGGCCAAGGCGGATGCTGCTGAAATTGCAGGTTTCGTGCGTGCTGTGGGCAAAGTGGCGCGCGATCTGGGGCTGGTTGTGCCGGGCTATCGCCTGCTGGCGAACACCGGCATCAATGGCCATCAGGAAGTGCCGCATCTGCACGTCCACCTCTTTGCAGGGCAGCCACTTGGCCCCATGCTGGTGCGCTGA
- a CDS encoding YbgC/FadM family acyl-CoA thioesterase, which yields MLLPAPPSGLFDGPQHLYPVRVYFEDTDLSGVVYHANYLRWFERARSDMLRLLGIDQRTAHEAGEGAYAVSEMGLRYLRPAKLDDDVLICSTVAELSPATCRIVQRAFRDETLLCEAKVRVAFVAPNGRPRRQPPAWVAAFKTIVSASEGPDPA from the coding sequence ATGCTTTTGCCTGCTCCCCCTTCCGGCCTGTTCGACGGCCCGCAGCACCTTTACCCGGTTCGCGTCTATTTTGAGGACACGGACCTTTCGGGTGTGGTTTATCATGCCAATTATCTGCGCTGGTTCGAGCGCGCCCGGTCAGACATGCTGCGCCTGCTGGGCATAGACCAGCGCACCGCGCACGAAGCGGGCGAGGGGGCCTATGCCGTCAGCGAAATGGGCCTGCGGTATCTGCGCCCGGCCAAGCTGGATGATGATGTGCTGATCTGTAGCACCGTTGCAGAACTTTCCCCTGCCACCTGCCGCATCGTGCAGCGTGCGTTCAGGGATGAAACGCTGTTGTGCGAAGCGAAAGTGCGTGTCGCTTTCGTTGCGCCCAATGGCCGTCCCCGCCGTCAGCCGCCCGCCTGGGTGGCGGCATTCAAGACTATCGTTTCCGCATCCGAAGGGCCTGATCCCGCATGA
- the tolQ gene encoding protein TolQ, with translation MTFQMLASGVSFAPTTLNPVQLFLEADYVVQAVMAGLVLASVWVWAIIVGFSLKIGSVQRGCDKYEREFWEARDIDQFQKDNKGRDLPSARLVNAALAEWRRSTSGKAIDREGTRQRLSTALDGAVTAETDALANRLNFLATVGSVAPFVGLFGTVWGIMDSFFNIGAQQNSSLAVVAPGISEALFATAIGLFAAIPAVIAYNRFSHRVNRFETRLYRFADRFHSSLSRELEN, from the coding sequence ATGACGTTCCAAATGCTTGCCAGCGGCGTTTCCTTTGCGCCCACCACGCTGAACCCGGTCCAGCTTTTCCTTGAAGCCGATTATGTGGTCCAGGCGGTCATGGCCGGGCTGGTTCTGGCCAGCGTGTGGGTCTGGGCGATCATCGTTGGCTTTTCGCTGAAGATCGGCAGCGTACAGCGCGGCTGCGACAAGTACGAGCGTGAATTCTGGGAAGCGCGCGATATCGACCAGTTCCAGAAGGACAACAAGGGACGCGATCTGCCGTCGGCCCGCTTGGTCAATGCCGCCCTTGCCGAATGGCGTCGTTCCACATCGGGCAAGGCGATTGACCGCGAAGGCACCCGTCAGCGGCTGTCCACCGCGCTTGACGGCGCGGTAACGGCAGAAACCGATGCGCTGGCCAACCGGTTGAATTTCCTTGCTACAGTAGGGTCCGTCGCCCCGTTCGTCGGGCTGTTCGGCACGGTCTGGGGCATCATGGACAGCTTCTTCAACATCGGCGCGCAGCAGAATTCCTCGCTTGCCGTGGTGGCCCCCGGCATTTCTGAAGCGCTGTTCGCCACGGCCATCGGCCTGTTCGCGGCGATCCCGGCAGTCATCGCCTACAACCGCTTTTCCCACCGCGTGAACCGTTTTGAAACGCGGCTCTATCGCTTTGCCGACCGGTTCCATTCCTCGCTCAGCCGCGAACTGGAGAACTGA
- a CDS encoding ExbD/TolR family protein, with amino-acid sequence MAMSMGSGGGGGRGRRGRGGRAAMSEINVTPLVDVMLVLLIIFMVTAPMLAAGVPVDLPDSKADPLDQQQDQITVSIDAQGAVFLDDQQLAPGELGDRLAGLERGPKPPLVTLRADRVLDWGRVAAVMGELNAAGFKSISLVTNSSSQAQ; translated from the coding sequence ATGGCAATGTCTATGGGGTCCGGGGGCGGCGGAGGCCGGGGCCGGCGAGGCCGGGGCGGTCGCGCCGCGATGAGCGAGATCAACGTCACTCCGCTGGTCGACGTGATGCTGGTGCTGCTGATTATCTTCATGGTCACCGCCCCCATGTTAGCCGCAGGCGTGCCGGTAGACCTGCCTGACAGCAAGGCCGATCCGCTGGATCAGCAGCAGGACCAGATCACCGTCAGCATCGATGCCCAAGGCGCAGTTTTCCTTGACGATCAGCAGCTTGCGCCGGGCGAACTGGGTGATCGCCTTGCCGGGCTAGAGCGCGGGCCAAAGCCGCCGCTGGTCACCCTGCGCGCCGACCGCGTGCTGGATTGGGGCCGGGTTGCTGCGGTGATGGGTGAATTGAACGCAGCGGGCTTCAAATCAATTTCGCTGGTCACCAACAGTTCATCCCAAGCGCAATAG
- the tolB gene encoding Tol-Pal system beta propeller repeat protein TolB, whose amino-acid sequence MTKRFLVVLAGVVSLPAMALAQQTTLPSSSAPQAAQDDGGLTGSVTDESEWQDLGIAIPAFPTNLSVPTAAEGGNTEALGRNVARVVFNDLKNNGLFKPVGPDALPAVAFPQVAAPTFDTWRGRSAEMLVQGFVRANGDGRLTVGCYLYDVALGSELARQGYVVKPEEWRRAAHKCADMVYSRLSGESPFFDSKIAYIAETGPKDRRRKQLAIMDSDGANHRFITNGQATALTPRYSPDYSRIVYLSYLNGAPRIYIYNVGTGQQTLVTSSTNPTFAPRWSPDGKWILYSMAVAGNTDVYRVSAQGGPSTRLTDSPGIDVGGSYSPDGSKIVFESDRSGSQQLYVMNADGSNQKRISFFGGRAATPEWSPRGDQIAFTHIGGNFRIAVTDPSGRNMRFLTDSWQDEAPTWSPNGRIVQFFRTERGNGKTGVWQVDLTGRNERKLNTPVDGSDPAWGPVLP is encoded by the coding sequence ATGACCAAGCGTTTTCTTGTTGTTCTTGCAGGCGTTGTCAGCCTTCCCGCTATGGCGCTGGCCCAACAGACCACGCTGCCTTCATCGTCCGCGCCCCAAGCCGCGCAGGACGATGGCGGGTTGACCGGATCGGTCACCGACGAAAGCGAATGGCAAGATCTGGGCATCGCCATCCCCGCGTTCCCGACCAATCTCAGCGTCCCCACCGCTGCCGAAGGCGGCAATACCGAAGCGCTGGGCCGCAATGTGGCGCGTGTGGTGTTCAACGACCTCAAGAACAATGGCCTGTTCAAGCCGGTTGGTCCTGATGCCTTGCCTGCAGTAGCATTTCCGCAAGTGGCGGCGCCTACGTTCGATACGTGGCGCGGACGTTCAGCGGAAATGCTGGTGCAGGGTTTCGTGCGCGCCAACGGCGATGGCCGCTTGACTGTCGGTTGTTATCTTTACGACGTCGCGCTGGGCAGCGAATTGGCCCGGCAAGGCTATGTGGTAAAGCCTGAAGAATGGCGCCGCGCCGCGCACAAATGCGCCGACATGGTCTATTCGCGCCTGTCGGGCGAAAGCCCGTTCTTTGACAGCAAGATCGCCTATATCGCCGAAACCGGCCCCAAGGACCGCCGCCGCAAGCAGCTTGCCATCATGGATTCCGATGGCGCAAACCACCGCTTCATCACCAATGGGCAGGCAACCGCGCTGACGCCGCGCTATTCGCCCGACTACAGCCGCATCGTCTATCTCAGCTATCTGAACGGTGCGCCGCGCATTTATATCTACAATGTCGGCACCGGCCAGCAGACGCTGGTCACCTCCAGCACCAATCCCACCTTCGCGCCGCGCTGGTCGCCGGATGGCAAGTGGATTCTCTATTCGATGGCGGTCGCTGGCAACACCGATGTCTATCGCGTGTCGGCGCAAGGCGGGCCTTCCACGCGCTTGACCGATTCGCCGGGCATCGATGTCGGCGGTTCCTATTCGCCCGATGGCAGCAAGATCGTTTTTGAAAGCGATCGGTCGGGTAGCCAGCAGCTTTATGTGATGAATGCGGATGGATCGAACCAGAAGCGCATCAGCTTTTTCGGTGGGCGTGCGGCCACGCCTGAATGGTCACCGCGCGGCGATCAGATTGCGTTCACCCACATTGGCGGCAATTTCCGTATTGCGGTTACCGATCCTTCGGGCCGCAATATGCGCTTCCTGACAGACAGTTGGCAGGATGAAGCTCCCACATGGTCGCCAAATGGCCGTATCGTGCAGTTCTTCCGTACTGAACGCGGTAATGGCAAAACTGGCGTGTGGCAGGTTGATCTTACCGGGCGGAACGAGCGCAAGCTGAATACCCCCGTCGATGGTTCCGACCCTGCGTGGGGTCCGGTTCTGCCCTGA
- the pal gene encoding peptidoglycan-associated lipoprotein Pal, whose amino-acid sequence MNRPLIFVGLAAVTLTLGACASKPKQLPPEPGSTTTTQTTPTPTAPAGPVPGSQADFMASVMSDTILFDTDRYNVDTADQGVLQSQASWLARYPSRAITIEGHADERGTRDYNIALGERRANAAKNYLVSLGVDPGRITTLSYGKERPVALGSDEESWARNRRAVTVTVN is encoded by the coding sequence ATGAACCGTCCGTTGATCTTTGTCGGCCTTGCCGCCGTCACGCTCACTCTCGGCGCTTGCGCGTCCAAGCCCAAGCAGCTTCCGCCCGAACCGGGCTCCACCACCACCACCCAGACCACGCCGACGCCGACCGCACCTGCAGGCCCGGTTCCCGGCAGTCAGGCAGATTTCATGGCATCGGTCATGTCCGACACGATCCTGTTCGATACCGACCGCTATAATGTGGATACGGCGGATCAGGGCGTGCTGCAAAGCCAGGCCAGTTGGCTGGCCCGTTATCCTTCGAGAGCCATCACCATCGAAGGCCATGCGGACGAACGTGGCACCCGCGATTACAACATCGCGCTGGGTGAACGCCGTGCCAATGCGGCCAAGAACTATCTGGTCAGCCTTGGTGTCGATCCGGGCCGCATCACCACGCTCAGCTATGGCAAGGAACGCCCCGTCGCGCTGGGTTCTGATGAGGAATCATGGGCGCGCAACCGCCGCGCGGTGACTGTCACCGTCAACTGA
- a CDS encoding J domain-containing protein yields MARYTRSNDWGFPRWRGYQGARETASVRLCDRAGCEEKGDCPAPKSPNNPDRWYFCPKHAAEYNAGWNYFEGLDKEEAERREAEERGEASGFKQASWAEWGGSGDGTRSRDELRALEVLGLDPDADFDAVKKAWRTKAKAVHPDVRPGDKAAAEEFQKLQVSYEVLRAAEDRREWKG; encoded by the coding sequence ATGGCGCGGTACACACGATCAAACGACTGGGGTTTTCCCCGCTGGCGCGGTTATCAGGGCGCGCGCGAAACCGCGTCTGTGCGCCTGTGCGATCGGGCCGGGTGTGAAGAGAAGGGAGATTGCCCCGCACCCAAGTCGCCCAATAACCCGGATCGCTGGTATTTCTGCCCCAAACATGCGGCGGAATACAACGCTGGCTGGAACTATTTCGAAGGGCTAGACAAGGAAGAGGCTGAACGCCGCGAAGCCGAAGAGCGGGGTGAGGCTTCGGGCTTCAAGCAGGCTTCTTGGGCGGAATGGGGCGGATCGGGCGATGGCACCCGTAGCCGGGACGAACTGCGCGCGCTTGAAGTGCTGGGCCTTGATCCTGATGCCGATTTCGACGCGGTGAAAAAGGCATGGCGCACCAAGGCCAAGGCCGTCCACCCCGACGTGCGCCCCGGCGACAAGGCCGCCGCCGAGGAGTTCCAGAAACTGCAGGTGTCCTACGAAGTGCTGCGTGCAGCGGAAGACCGCCGCGAATGGAAGGGCTGA
- a CDS encoding CCA tRNA nucleotidyltransferase yields the protein MTEYLPAADWTARADLAALVTALDPEGTGNCRWVGGVVRDTVLGIPAKDIDMATTRSPEETAARLTAAGIKCVPTGIAHGTVTAVLAGGPVEITTLRRDVSTDGRHATVAFSTDWRDDAARRDFTINALYADPRTLELFDYHGGQADLAAKAVRFIGDARQRIREDYLRILRYFRFQARFGSIPADSEAEAAVSELAAGMKGLSRERVGWELMNLLGLPNPAPTVRRMAELGVLAQVLPEVRESGLTALEALNDRETHLNVPNDALRRLAALLPADSAVADQVAARLRLSIAQRKRLNSAAARETGPTDARALAYRIGIEEARDRLLLTGEPVAVLDGWNVPRLPLKGGQIVARGIGAGPDVARILRSVEARWIKEGFPDEARVMELLDAELT from the coding sequence ATGACTGAATACCTGCCCGCTGCCGACTGGACAGCCCGCGCCGATCTGGCCGCGCTGGTTACCGCGCTGGATCCTGAAGGCACCGGCAATTGCCGCTGGGTGGGCGGTGTGGTGCGCGATACCGTGTTGGGCATTCCCGCCAAGGACATCGACATGGCAACCACGCGGTCGCCCGAAGAAACGGCGGCGCGGCTGACAGCGGCGGGCATCAAGTGCGTGCCCACCGGCATCGCCCATGGCACGGTAACGGCTGTTCTGGCGGGCGGACCGGTGGAAATCACTACTCTGCGCCGCGATGTCTCCACCGATGGCCGCCACGCCACAGTCGCTTTCTCGACCGACTGGCGCGACGATGCTGCGCGGCGCGATTTCACCATCAATGCGCTTTATGCCGATCCCCGGACGCTGGAACTGTTCGATTATCATGGGGGACAGGCCGACCTTGCAGCGAAGGCCGTGCGCTTCATCGGCGATGCCCGTCAGCGTATCCGCGAAGATTACCTGCGCATCCTGCGCTATTTCCGCTTTCAGGCGCGGTTCGGATCGATCCCGGCGGATAGCGAAGCCGAAGCTGCGGTCAGCGAACTGGCGGCGGGGATGAAGGGCCTTTCGCGTGAGCGGGTAGGCTGGGAACTGATGAACCTGCTGGGCCTGCCCAACCCCGCCCCCACCGTGCGACGCATGGCGGAACTGGGCGTACTGGCACAAGTGCTGCCCGAAGTCCGGGAATCCGGACTGACCGCACTGGAAGCCCTGAACGACCGCGAAACACACCTGAACGTCCCCAATGATGCGCTACGCCGCCTTGCAGCTTTGCTGCCTGCCGATTCGGCAGTGGCAGATCAGGTCGCCGCACGGCTGCGACTTTCGATTGCCCAGCGCAAGCGGTTGAACAGCGCTGCCGCGCGCGAAACCGGCCCGACAGATGCCCGTGCGCTGGCCTATCGCATCGGAATTGAGGAAGCGCGCGACCGGTTGCTGCTGACAGGTGAACCGGTGGCCGTTCTGGATGGCTGGAACGTTCCGCGCCTGCCCCTGAAAGGTGGCCAGATCGTCGCGCGCGGAATTGGCGCGGGGCCGGACGTGGCGCGGATTTTGCGCAGTGTCGAAGCGCGGTGGATTAAGGAAGGTTTTCCCGATGAAGCGCGGGTTATGGAATTGCTCGACGCGGAACTGACCTAA
- a CDS encoding NUDIX hydrolase — translation MSLLDHLSGLYSEGHRAPARDLYEDWRPLPDQALRPAAVLIAVTDRKDHPDGPGVLLIHRPSHMRAHPGQAAFPGGKLDPGETPIEAALREANEELGIRAQDVTVIGATDRFRTGTGYDITPVLAVVPPDLPLMPNPAEVADWFEPPLGFVLDAANHARKSAEFNGRTGHYIEILWNEHRIWGVTAAILSNLSKRVRWHD, via the coding sequence ATGAGCCTGCTCGACCACCTGAGCGGGCTTTACAGCGAGGGCCACCGCGCCCCTGCGCGCGACCTTTATGAAGACTGGCGGCCCCTGCCCGATCAGGCCCTGCGCCCCGCTGCGGTGCTGATTGCCGTAACCGACCGCAAGGACCATCCCGATGGGCCGGGCGTGCTGTTGATCCACCGTCCGTCGCACATGCGCGCGCATCCGGGGCAGGCGGCGTTTCCGGGCGGCAAGCTTGATCCGGGCGAAACCCCGATAGAGGCGGCCTTGCGCGAAGCGAATGAGGAACTGGGCATCCGGGCTCAGGACGTAACCGTGATCGGCGCGACCGACCGTTTCCGCACTGGCACCGGGTATGACATTACCCCGGTGCTGGCCGTTGTCCCGCCCGACCTGCCGCTGATGCCCAATCCCGCCGAGGTGGCCGACTGGTTCGAGCCGCCGCTTGGCTTTGTGCTGGATGCGGCCAACCATGCGCGCAAATCGGCAGAGTTCAATGGCCGCACGGGCCACTATATCGAGATTTTATGGAACGAGCACCGCATCTGGGGCGTGACCGCAGCGATCCTGTCCAACCTGTCCAAGCGGGTGCGCTGGCATGACTGA
- a CDS encoding DUF1285 domain-containing protein, whose amino-acid sequence MPYIPPPELASLSLAELAEQVAARKLPPLDRWTPADVGDSEMRIAADGRWYHQGGEIRRPAMVRAFSSLLTKDADGQHWLVTPFQRLSITVEDVAFIATDMQVKADADGKPTLAFRLNTDDLVVCGADHPLRVAGTADVPAFYISVRHGTEARLNRSTYGQLIDHALSLGGDELAVESNGQRFALMPSA is encoded by the coding sequence GTGCCTTACATTCCACCCCCAGAACTTGCTTCCTTAAGCCTTGCCGAACTGGCCGAACAGGTCGCCGCGCGCAAGCTGCCCCCGCTGGACCGGTGGACACCAGCGGACGTGGGCGACAGCGAGATGCGCATTGCCGCCGATGGACGCTGGTATCATCAGGGCGGCGAGATCAGGCGACCTGCCATGGTTCGCGCCTTTTCATCGCTGTTGACGAAAGATGCGGACGGGCAGCACTGGCTGGTCACCCCGTTTCAGCGCCTGTCGATTACGGTGGAAGACGTGGCGTTCATTGCCACGGACATGCAGGTAAAGGCCGATGCCGATGGCAAGCCTACGCTGGCATTCCGGCTGAACACCGACGATCTGGTGGTGTGCGGGGCCGATCATCCCTTGCGCGTGGCGGGAACGGCAGATGTGCCCGCGTTCTACATCAGCGTGCGTCACGGCACCGAGGCGCGACTGAACCGTAGCACCTATGGCCAGTTGATCGATCATGCGCTGTCGCTGGGTGGCGATGAACTGGCGGTGGAAAGCAACGGTCAGCGTTTTGCACTGATGCCTTCAGCATGA
- a CDS encoding GNAT family N-acetyltransferase, whose protein sequence is MAKIIPLSDVDSALVDQVLDQAFEPGRRTRTAYKVREGMEALGNLSFAALDDNDMLAGTIQCWPVSLTDATGRAHPMIMVGPVAVLPHLQGAGFGKALMTAALTAIDPRAPLPQVLIGDPEYYERFFGFSNAHTGGWKLPGPFEQHRLLCRTANPAILPQEGMLGPWRR, encoded by the coding sequence TTGGCCAAGATCATTCCCCTTTCCGACGTTGATTCTGCCCTGGTAGATCAGGTGCTTGACCAGGCTTTCGAGCCGGGCCGCCGCACCCGAACCGCCTATAAGGTGCGCGAAGGCATGGAGGCATTGGGGAACCTGTCGTTTGCCGCGCTGGACGATAACGACATGCTGGCAGGCACGATCCAGTGCTGGCCGGTGTCGTTGACCGATGCCACGGGCCGCGCCCATCCGATGATTATGGTTGGCCCCGTAGCCGTGCTGCCGCATCTGCAAGGCGCCGGTTTTGGCAAGGCGCTGATGACGGCGGCACTGACCGCAATCGATCCGCGCGCACCATTGCCGCAGGTCCTGATCGGCGATCCTGAATACTACGAACGGTTCTTCGGTTTTTCCAACGCGCACACCGGCGGATGGAAGCTGCCCGGACCGTTTGAGCAGCACCGATTGCTGTGCCGCACCGCCAACCCTGCCATTCTGCCGCAAGAGGGCATGTTGGGGCCTTGGCGGCGCTGA
- a CDS encoding helix-turn-helix domain-containing protein, with the protein MSTRPLYLGPRLKRIRRELGLTQQAMAEELSISPSYIALIERNQRPLTADLLLRLARAYKLDMADLAADDRDDYARRLTDALRDPIFADIDLPPLEVADVAASFPGVTEALLRLHGAWQREQQALADQRSAAPGVSASDPVGEARRFVAARRNYFPTIDCKAEELAGEIDKAGGAAQWLRQQGVRVRFLPPDVMMGAIRRYDRHNEQLLVDDTLSASGRTWQLVQHIAYTTLRTEIAGVIRGESFASQTAANLVRRALAGYAAAALLMPYDRFARAVDARRYDLEALSGQFGTSFEQVAHRLTTLNRPGQERVPFFFIRVDAAGNVSKRLDGAGFPFAAHGGGCPLWSVHDCLRTPGQITTQWLELPDGQRFFSVARTVTSGGGGFDRPVMTRAIALACAAEHAPRLIYAAGADPKAAEATPIGVTCRLCHRAQCTARAEPPIGREILPDDYRRAAEPFAFAES; encoded by the coding sequence ATGTCGACAAGACCGCTTTATCTCGGCCCCCGGTTGAAGCGTATCCGGCGCGAGCTGGGGCTGACACAGCAGGCCATGGCCGAAGAACTGAGCATATCGCCCAGCTACATCGCCCTGATCGAACGCAACCAGCGCCCCTTGACGGCTGACCTGCTGCTGCGATTGGCGCGGGCGTACAAGCTGGACATGGCCGATCTGGCAGCGGACGACCGCGACGATTATGCCCGGCGACTGACCGACGCACTGCGCGATCCGATCTTTGCCGATATCGATCTGCCCCCGCTGGAAGTTGCCGACGTTGCCGCCAGCTTTCCCGGTGTGACCGAAGCCTTGCTGCGCCTGCACGGTGCATGGCAGCGCGAACAGCAGGCGCTGGCCGACCAGCGCAGCGCTGCGCCGGGGGTGAGCGCGAGCGACCCCGTGGGCGAAGCGCGGCGGTTTGTGGCGGCACGGCGCAACTATTTCCCCACCATCGATTGCAAGGCCGAGGAACTGGCCGGAGAGATCGACAAGGCAGGCGGCGCGGCACAATGGTTGCGCCAGCAGGGCGTGCGGGTGCGGTTCCTGCCGCCCGATGTGATGATGGGCGCGATCCGTCGGTATGACCGCCACAACGAACAATTGCTGGTGGACGATACGCTGTCGGCATCAGGCCGGACGTGGCAACTGGTGCAGCACATCGCCTATACCACGCTGCGCACCGAGATTGCCGGCGTGATCCGGGGAGAAAGCTTTGCCAGCCAGACCGCGGCCAACCTCGTCCGGCGGGCACTGGCCGGATATGCGGCGGCGGCGCTGCTGATGCCTTATGACCGGTTTGCCCGCGCCGTAGATGCGCGGCGTTATGATCTTGAGGCGCTGTCAGGGCAGTTCGGCACCAGTTTTGAACAAGTGGCGCACCGGCTGACCACGCTGAACCGGCCGGGGCAGGAACGGGTGCCGTTCTTCTTCATCCGCGTGGATGCGGCGGGAAATGTGTCAAAGCGGCTGGATGGCGCAGGCTTTCCCTTTGCCGCGCATGGCGGGGGGTGTCCGTTGTGGAGCGTGCATGATTGTCTGCGCACGCCGGGGCAGATCACCACGCAATGGCTGGAACTGCCTGATGGCCAGCGGTTCTTTTCGGTGGCGCGCACGGTGACATCGGGCGGTGGCGGGTTTGACCGGCCGGTGATGACGCGCGCCATTGCGCTGGCCTGCGCGGCGGAACATGCGCCCCGCCTGATCTATGCCGCCGGGGCCGATCCCAAAGCGGCAGAGGCGACCCCCATTGGCGTGACCTGCCGCCTGTGCCACCGCGCGCAATGCACTGCGCGGGCAGAGCCGCCGATCGGACGCGAGATTCTGCCGGATGATTATCGCCGTGCGGCAGAACCTTTCGCCTTTGCCGAGAGCTGA